The following coding sequences lie in one Carcharodon carcharias isolate sCarCar2 chromosome 5, sCarCar2.pri, whole genome shotgun sequence genomic window:
- the LOC121278069 gene encoding LOW QUALITY PROTEIN: immediate early response 3-interacting protein 1-like (The sequence of the model RefSeq protein was modified relative to this genomic sequence to represent the inferred CDS: substituted 2 bases at 2 genomic stop codons) has product MVSTLYSLLQAALLCDNAMAVLHEERFLNKVGWGSNQSIGGFGEEPGIKSQLVNLIXSVXMVMGLPLIVLNSITIVLITFWMKNWKRASTLSMVMRECRIFYISGDLQHILLFRGDLQHILLFNSTISLKVPLNCNKSKPMALHISVFCRHKN; this is encoded by the coding sequence ATGGTGTCCACCCTGTACTCGCTGCTGCAGGCTGCTCTGCTCTGCGACAACGCCATGGCCGTGCTGCATGAGGAGCGGTTCCTCAACAAGGTCGGCTGGGGATCAAACCAGAGCATTGGTGGTTTTGGAGAAGAGCCGGGGATTAAATCGCAGCTTGTAAATCTAATCTGATCTGTATGAATGGTGATGGGATTGCCATTGATAGTACTGAACTCCATAACAATTGTACTCATTACTTTTTGGATGAAGAATTGGAAGAGAGCATCAACACTCTCTATGGTGATGAGAGAATGCAGGATTTTCTACATAAGTGGAGATTTGCAACATATTTTGTTGTTTAGAGGAGATTTGCAACATATTTTGCTGTTTAACTCCACAATCTCCCTCAAAGTTCCTCTGAACTGTAATAAAAGCAAACCTATGGCATTACATATTTCAGTGTTTTGTAGAcataaaaattaa